In one Lolium rigidum isolate FL_2022 chromosome 3, APGP_CSIRO_Lrig_0.1, whole genome shotgun sequence genomic region, the following are encoded:
- the LOC124701171 gene encoding monooxygenase 2-like: protein MQQDESAAEAEHIVVVGAGPAGLAVSLGLYRKGVGSVVLESSPALRASGYAITTWRNAFRALDALGVGDKIRKLHLHIQGLRVFSSSTGEIAHELDFTDETCRVRRDLLLRAMEEELPPGTIRYSSKIVAIDHDVGSHTKVLHLADGSTLRAKVLIGCDGVNSVVARWLGLAKPSYSGRLATRGLARYPDGGHGFQPEFLQFIGQGFRFGFVPCDESDVYWFYTWCPSQNDKGVDESAATMKQYVLNSLRSSKVPAEAQEVVERSEVSDASAARLRFRSPLSLVFASISKGNVCVAGDALHPMTPDLGQGGCSALEDGVVLARLLGEAVLAEEDGMEKERLEWALCKYARLRRWRSIRLVGTAYMVGFVQQSGNPIVSFLRENVLAGVLARSLLRMADYDCGTL, encoded by the exons ATGCAACAAGACGAGAGCGCCGCCGAGGCCGAGCACATCGTCGTCGTGGGCGCCGGCCCCGCCGGCCTCGCCGTGTCTCTCGGACTATACAG GAAAGGGGTTGGGAGCGTAGTGCTGGAGTCGTCGCCGGCGCTGCGGGCGTCCGGGTACGCCATCACAACGTGGAGGAACGCCTTCCGCGCGCTCGACGCCCTCGGGGTGGGCGACAAGATCAGGAAGCTCCACCTCCACATCCAGGGGCTGCGTGTCTTCTCTTCGTCCACAGGAGAAATTGCGCACGAGCTGGACTTCACGG ATGAGACCTGCCGCGTGAGGCGAGACCTGCTGCTCCGGGCCATGGAGGAAGAGCTGCCACCAGGCACCATCCGGTACTCCTCCAAGATCGTCGCCATCGACCACGACGTCGGCAGCCACACCAAGGTCCTCCATCTCGCGGACGGCTCAACTCTCAGGGCAAAGGTACTGATCGGATGCGACGGCGTCAACTCCGTGGTGGCGAGATGGCTGGGGCTCGCGAAGCCGTCCTACTCGGGGCGCCTGGCAACCAGAGGCCTCGCGCGTTACCCTGACGGCGGCCACGGTTTCCAGCCTGAGTTCCTGCAGTTCATCGGCCAGGGCTTCCGTTTCGGCTTCGTGCCCTGCGACGAATCCGACGTCTACTGGTTCTACACGTGGTGTCCCTCCCAAAACG ACAAGGGTGTCGACGAGAGCGCCGCCACGATGAAGCAGTACGTGCTGAACAGCCTGAGGAGCTCCAAGGTGCCCGCGGAGGCGCAGGAGGTGGTCGAGAGGAGCGAGGTGAGCGACGCGTCCGCCGCGCGTCTTCGGTTCCGGTCGCCGCTCTCGCTCGTCTTCGCGAGCATCAGCAAGGGGAACGTGTGCGTCGCCGGCGATGCTCTGCACCCGATGACGCCGGACCTGGGGCAGGGCGGCTGCTCGGCGCTGGAGGACGGCGTCGTCCTGGCCAGGTTGCTCGGCGAAGCCGTTCTTGCGGAGGAGGACGGCatggagaaggagaggcttgagtgGGCTCTGTGCAAGTATGCCAGGTTAAGGCGGTGGAGAAGCATACGCCTTGTCGGGACCGCCTACATGGTCGGCTTCGTGCAACAGAGTGGCAATCCGATTGTCAGCTTTCTACGGGAGAATGTACTGGCCGGAGTGCTCGCCAGAAGTCTGCTGAGAATGGCGGACTACGACTGTGGCACGCTCTGA